TGTATTTTTGAGATTAACGCTTTGTGGTTGATGCGGTCAAAGCATTTTGAGATATCAGCATCTAGCACATATTTGGCTTTTTGCTTAATACTGTCAAATATTGCTTGTATTGCATCGTGACAGGAACGTCCTGGTCTGAAACCATAACTGTTTGGCTCGAATTTAGCCTCCCATTCTGGTTCTAATGCTAGTTTGACTAACGCTTGTAATGCTCTGTCGTCTATTGTGGGTATTCCCAATGGGCGAGTTTCGGTTGTTCCCGGTTTAGGTATGTTAGTACAGACGCGCCATGGCACGTCTCTACGAGTAGGCTTAACCTTACCTGTCAACTTTAGTCGTCCTACAAGGTTCATCCGTTGTTTTGGTGTTAGAGATTTGATTCCATCCACACCTGCGGTATTTTTACCTTGATTATCTTGTGTTACCCGACGTACAGCAATACATTTAGCTGACCAGGAATTAATCAGGGTCTTTTGAAGTTTGCGAACTGCTTTAACATCGCCTCGAGAACTCGCTTGAAATATTCTCTTTTGCAACTTAAAAGTCACCTTCTCTAGCTGGCGCCAGTTGATGTCTTTCCATTCCACCGTCTGATTTTTATTCAGCGTTTTAGATATATTCATTGCTACTTGTTCTATTTCTTTGGAATTACCGAGTATCTGTCAGCATATCCTTGTCATTACAACAAGGCCTTCGCTTTTGATACCATCCCTCCCCTAACTATCATTCGTTAGCTACTTACTGGTTATCGACCTTTTACCAGAGATAATTAGGGGTTACTTCGTTCCGATTACACATTTGTTTGAAGTCTTTAGCGTGATGCTCTCCACCGGGTTTATTGGGCGGTGCTTATAAGTCGTTCATATAATCGCTTATGCCCTATCCTTGCCTTTTGGCTTGGTGTTAATCAAGTTTTTATCTTGATTTAGCCATTACACCATTAATGATAACGATGGTTCGGACACATCTTTGCTTTTGCTACGCATGGACTTCTTGCTCGATAGTTACCAGATTTGGCTACCAGTAGTTCTACCTTTTAACCCCGCTTTAGCCTGTTGGTTGCTACCCAAACAAACTAGGGGTTATGCTTTCACCTCAGCACTTGAGGGATGGGACTTGTAAATTTTTATTACTTATCTCTAAATTTCGTAACATTTCGTTACTCTTCAAGATTTTTGTAATATTTCCTTACTCACCCACAAATGTAATCAGTTATCACCAGTTTAAACAACTGGGTTAACCGTCCCATAAGCTTTTGGGCTTATTTTAGGTTAAACGAATCGCACATATGCTTTCATATAGCGACCCGCCTGTCGCATCATCCACACGGGGGGACGAGCTAGTTTTTCACCACGAGCAGCACGCAACAGATAGGGAATTTGGGTCGATTCGGTCATCGTTACTAAAAGTTTAAAACAGTTTTTAGGCCAATCCTTAGCTTACCACTGAAGGGGATTGACCGTTGACTGTTAACAGGTGTCGGGTGCGGAGTGCGGAGTGCGGAGTGCGGAGTGTCAAGGATCTTCTCTTCTTCCCCTGTTTCCCCTTCTCCCCCTGCGTCCCCTGCTTCCCTATTTCTTACCTTGTGGCGGTGGACAGTCGGGGTGAATACCACCTTGAGCGCAAATGTAATTAATTTGCTTCTCATCCACATTAATTGCGTTGCTAAAATCTACATTTTTGAGACGGTTTGATTGAGCAGTTTCGTCGGGTTTAGAAATAAATTGATCAGATTTATTTTGTTGAGGAGAAACAAAGATTGCACCTTTAAAATTGGTTCCGTCTAATTTGGCTCCTTGAAAATTAACGAAGCTTAAATTAGTATTTTTTAGATTAGCATCTTGCAAGCGGGCATTTTTGAAGTTAGATCCGGTAAGTTTAGCGGAGGTTAAGTCGGCTTCTTGCAAATTTGCTCCCATAAAATTAACCGCCGATAGGTCAGCATTTTTGAAGTTAGCTTGTCTTAAATTGCTAAATTGGAAATTAGCACCCGGAGCTTTAGCTTCACTGAAACGAGCTAACTTTAAATTCCCCTTCGAGAAATTAGCGCTGGATAATTCCGCACCTGTAAATTTAGCATCGGTCAAATTGGCTTGTTGGAAATTGGAACCCAATACTTTAGCACTGCTGAAATTAGCTCCCGTTAAATCAGCTTCCGATAAATTAGCTTTATTAAGATTTGCTTTTAAAAAGTTGCTGTATTTTAACAGCGTATTACTTAAAAAAGCACCTGTTAAATCAGCTTCCGTTAAATCAGCCCCACTTAAATCTGAAATCCAATCATCAAAGGTTCCTAGCCGTCCATCTTCACCCGCACTCGCAAACCGACTATTTTTCAAGCTGGCTTTCGTCAGGCTGGTATTTTTAAAGTTAATTCCTGATAAATCAGTTTGTTCTAAAACTAAAGTAAATTGAACGGGTGGGGTTGTATTTTGTCCTAAATCAATGCGACTTAAATCAACATTATAAACAAAACCGCCATAAACTTTTAGAATTTTAGCGATCGCCCGTTGGGTGGCTTGTTGTCGTCGCCCCGTTAAAAGTTTTTCTTGATTTTCTGCCCCAAATTGCATGGAATCTAAATCATTTTTTAGAGCCTGATTTAATTTTCTTAAATCCGGTAAGGCTTCTGGGCCTGTACTGACTAATGCTTGTTGGATGACATCAATTAAGATGGGGTTTTGTTCCTGAGCTAATAAATCCACTAATAAAGGAATTGCACGGGGATCTTTAATCGCACCTAACGCTAAAATTGCTCCTCGTTTTTGGTCTACATTCGTGGAAGCATTGGGGGATAATTTACTGACTAAAGCCAGAAAAACTTCGTTATCTTGTTGTTGAAATTCTCGACGATTGGCTTGATTTTGAATATAAATTTGAGTCCCGACAAAGGTTCCTAATACTGCTGCCATACTAGCACTACTGACAATAATTAGAGTTAACCCCGGATGTTGACGCATCCACGCCCATAAATTAAACTCCGATTTTGGGGTTTCTGGAGTAATAACAAGGGCATGAACCGCATCATCTTCTGCGACCCAATCATAATTAGTAAAGGGATTAAACACTAAAATAGGGGGGGCTTCTTGTACGGAAGTTCCTGCTAATAAATCATGTCCAGTCCGACCTTGAAATCGTTTGGCGATTAACGCATCTCCTAATAAGGTGACACCGGATAAAGCCCCTAAAATTAATAAATTGGGATAGGCCCCCGTGACTTGCCAAAGACCATAAGCAATCGTTAATGGAATCCCCCAACGTCCGATTAATTCTCGACGGAGTACCCGTCCCCATCCTGGGGAAAAACCATTCGGATTAATCACCTGTACCCCAAACCACAATTTAGGTAAGGTTTGACCCCGTTTGGCTAATAGATAAAGTTGCCATCCTCCCACAACCAGGGGTAGAAGTAATGCACCCGACCACAATAGATTCGTTAAGGGGGCTACTTTGGGACTGCGATCGCGCACCGGAATTCCCAATGTAGCGGCAACGGTTTGGGATGTCACCCGGACAACGGGATTTAGAGGGACGGGTTGAGCACTGCGGTTGGAGACAACGCCCAGGGTAAAGGGAATTAACCCACTGACCGCAACTAAGGAAACCTCCGCCACAAATGCCCCCCAACGCCGCACCCAAAAGGGTACAGGCTTGGCGGAAACCTCTGGCCAGGATGAAGGAGATTGAGATTGATCGGTGTCTCTACCTACAGTAGGGCTTGTCATAGTTCAATATTCCCTGATATGGGTCGTTAAGATTAACAAAATGGAGAAGAATTGAATAGTTAATATGCTATAGCGAGTCTATTTTAATCCTGAATTCAAGTGCAAGCCTCAAATCAAGAAGATAATAGCAGATAATCGTTCCGGTGGTTAATGAAAAAAAGGTTAATAATCTTGATCATTATGAATATACAATTCAATGAGACTGGCTATAATAAACTTGATTTATTTTTGTTGTTGAGTTAATCGTTGCTTCAAGGGTTCTGGATCACCTTGACCAACCACTTCACCATTTTCTAATAGAAACGCCCCATCACTATAATTTAATTCCTCTAAACGATGGGTTACCCAAAGTGCTGTTATTCCTCTGGTTTTGACTAACCGTTGAACTTCAATCACTAAATCATTTTGACTATCAGGATCTAATAAAGCGGTGGGTTCATCTAAGAGTAAAACTTCACAATGTCTGGCTAATGCACCCGCGATCGCAATGCGTTGTTTTTGTCCTCCACTTAAAGCATAAATGGGACGACGTTGTAACTCTAATAATTTAACCGCCGCTAAGGCATCTTCTACCCGTTGTTTTACTTCTATCCAGGGTAATTGATCCTCAACTAATCCAAAGGCAATATCCGCCCCAACCGTTGGCATCACTAACTGATGATCAGGATTTTGAAACACAAACCCCACCCGTCCTTGGGTTTGAATTTCCCCCGACTGAGACTTTAATAATCCGGCCAATAACCGTAATAAAGTTGACTTTCCGCTTCCGTTTGTCCCCAAAAGCATCCAAAATTCTCCTGGGGGGACATCTAGGGAACAGGATTTTAACACCTGTACCCCGCTTGGCCAACTAAAGCATAGGTCTTGTACCCGTATCGCTGGACTGGAAGATTCCATGCTCGTTGTGATTTCCTCTATTCTGCCGTTAAACCGCAAACCCAGGGGTTTTTCCGGCGGCATTTCCCCCCATTTTGTCAGAAATTTGCACCGCAGAAATTTCACTGCTGAGAATTGCTAGTTTTTTCTCAGTCATCTTATCGCAAGTCAATTCTAAGACCTGCGTTGTTCCGCCCCGTAAGACCTCTAAAACGTGATTGTAAATGGCTTCCGCATCCTCGGCGGATTTTTTCTGAATGGACAACGGGATGGGAGTGTATTTAACAATAATGTCTACGGTGAACATAGGATCTCAAAAACCGTTAAGAATTTCAATTTCTTACTATATCGTTTTCAGTTAACCCTGAACGGCATATTGTTTTAACTCCTTGAGAGAAACCACTTCTAAGGCTCTGGCGTGAGTGGCTTCTAACACCACAGGAGGCGCCACACCTGCATCCATCGCTTCTTGCCAACGAGAGGCACACAAACACCAGCGATCGCCCGGTTTTAACCCAGGAAAGCCAAAGGCGGGAACTGGGGTACTGAGGTCGTTTCCTTGGGCTTTGGTAAATTCCAGAAATTCTGCGGTAACTTGGGCACAAATCACATGAACCCCGAAATCCTGCCCCCCAGTATAACAAAACCCATCCCGATAAAATCCGGTTATCGGATCAGAGCAACACAATTCTAATTCGCCACCTAAAACATTTCTGGCTTCTCGCATGATTTGTTCCTGATTATTTTTTATGGGTACTTTTTCGATACCTCTATCAATATTAATTAACAGCGATCGCCCTTTTTTTAAGAATAGCGATCGCTGTTTTTGATACGGCATCGTTGATAGAATACCCTACGCTTCTATAGAGGTTACTTCTACCGCATCAGCTTGGAGTGCAGCTTCTGTTTTCGGGCGGTCTAATTTGAGAACCAGAACCCCTAAAGGAGGTAAACATAAATCCAACGAATGGGAATAATTATGGAACCACCATTCATCAGTCCATTTACCACCTAAATTCCCCATATTACTGCCCCCAAATTCACCCGAATCACTATTAAATAATTCGGTATAAAATCCCGGTTCAGGAACACCAATGCGATAATGACTATGAGGTTGAGGGGTAAAATTACAAACCACAACGACAAATTCTTCAGGATCTTTTGCTCGACGAATAAACGACACCACGCTATGACGGTTATCAGTACAATCAATCCATTGGAACCCGGCTTCGGCAAAATCCTGTTCATACAATGCCGGTTCACTGCGATACAGTTGGTTCAAAGATTGGAATAACCGTTTAATTCCTTGATGGGCTGGAAATTGCATTAATTCCCATTCCAAGGTTCCCCAAGCATTCCACTCCTGACGCTGACCAAACTCCATTCCCATGAACAAAGTTTTCTTACCGGGGTGAGTAAACATATAGGTAAACAAACATCGGACATTGGCAAATTTTTGCCAATCATCTCCCGGCATTTTGTTAGTAATATTGCTCTTACAATGCACCACTTCATCATGGGATAACGCCAACATGAAGTTTTCGCTGTGGTGATACCAAATACTAAAGGTAACGTTATTTTGATGGAACTGACGGAACCAAGGGTCCATGCTGAAATAATCCAACATATCGTGCATCCATCCCATGTTCCATTTCAGGTTAAATCCTAACCCCCCCACATAAGTCGGCCAAGACACCATCGGCCAAGAGGTAGATTCTTCTGCAATGGATACAGTTCCTGGATAATAACTAAATAAAACATGGTTGGTTTGGCGTAAAAAGTCCGCCGCTTCAATA
The window above is part of the Planktothrix sp. FACHB-1365 genome. Proteins encoded here:
- a CDS encoding energy-coupling factor ABC transporter ATP-binding protein, which codes for MESSSPAIRVQDLCFSWPSGVQVLKSCSLDVPPGEFWMLLGTNGSGKSTLLRLLAGLLKSQSGEIQTQGRVGFVFQNPDHQLVMPTVGADIAFGLVEDQLPWIEVKQRVEDALAAVKLLELQRRPIYALSGGQKQRIAIAGALARHCEVLLLDEPTALLDPDSQNDLVIEVQRLVKTRGITALWVTHRLEELNYSDGAFLLENGEVVGQGDPEPLKQRLTQQQK
- a CDS encoding pentapeptide repeat-containing protein produces the protein MTSPTVGRDTDQSQSPSSWPEVSAKPVPFWVRRWGAFVAEVSLVAVSGLIPFTLGVVSNRSAQPVPLNPVVRVTSQTVAATLGIPVRDRSPKVAPLTNLLWSGALLLPLVVGGWQLYLLAKRGQTLPKLWFGVQVINPNGFSPGWGRVLRRELIGRWGIPLTIAYGLWQVTGAYPNLLILGALSGVTLLGDALIAKRFQGRTGHDLLAGTSVQEAPPILVFNPFTNYDWVAEDDAVHALVITPETPKSEFNLWAWMRQHPGLTLIIVSSASMAAVLGTFVGTQIYIQNQANRREFQQQDNEVFLALVSKLSPNASTNVDQKRGAILALGAIKDPRAIPLLVDLLAQEQNPILIDVIQQALVSTGPEALPDLRKLNQALKNDLDSMQFGAENQEKLLTGRRQQATQRAIAKILKVYGGFVYNVDLSRIDLGQNTTPPVQFTLVLEQTDLSGINFKNTSLTKASLKNSRFASAGEDGRLGTFDDWISDLSGADLTEADLTGAFLSNTLLKYSNFLKANLNKANLSEADLTGANFSSAKVLGSNFQQANLTDAKFTGAELSSANFSKGNLKLARFSEAKAPGANFQFSNLRQANFKNADLSAVNFMGANLQEADLTSAKLTGSNFKNARLQDANLKNTNLSFVNFQGAKLDGTNFKGAIFVSPQQNKSDQFISKPDETAQSNRLKNVDFSNAINVDEKQINYICAQGGIHPDCPPPQGKK
- a CDS encoding DUF2237 family protein, with amino-acid sequence MREARNVLGGELELCCSDPITGFYRDGFCYTGGQDFGVHVICAQVTAEFLEFTKAQGNDLSTPVPAFGFPGLKPGDRWCLCASRWQEAMDAGVAPPVVLEATHARALEVVSLKELKQYAVQG